In Carcharodon carcharias isolate sCarCar2 chromosome 22, sCarCar2.pri, whole genome shotgun sequence, the following are encoded in one genomic region:
- the atp5pd gene encoding ATP synthase subunit d, mitochondrial gives MSTRRAAMKAVDWLAFGERIPPNQRAMFNALKTRSDALSSRLTSLPEKPPAIDWSYYRKVIMKAGMVDEFEKKYEVLKIPEPVDTQKEKINAQEQEADKSAQSYAQASKERISKYEKELAKFKSMVPFDQMTIEDLNDAFPETKLDKEKYPFWPHKPISEL, from the exons ATGTCCACTCGGCGGGCTGCCATGAAAGCTGTTGACTGGTTGGCGTTTGGCGAGCGGATCCCACCCAACCAGAGAGCTATGTTTAATGCACTGAAAACCCGAAGTGATGCTCTATCTAGCAG GTTGACTTCGCTTCCTGAGAAACCTCCGGCCATTGACTGGAGCTATTACCGGAAAGTGATTATGAAGGCTGGTATGGTGGATGAGTTTGAAAAGAAG TACGAAGTGTTGAAGATTCCAGAACCTGTTGACACACAGAAGGAGAAGATCAATGCCCAGGAGCAAGAGGCT GACAAGAGTGCTCAGTCCTACGCCCAGGCTTCAAAGGAGCGGATTTCCAAATACGAGAAAGAG CTAGCCAAGTTCAAAAGCATGGTCCCATTTGACCAGATGACCATTGAGGATCTGAATGATGCTTTCCCTGAAACCAAACTGGACAAGGAGAAGTATCCCTTCTGGCCGCACAAGCCCATCAGTGAGCTGTAA